The DNA window GTTGTATGATACCCTTACCATTCCTTACAACATCGCCGTAAAATATAAATGGGACCAGTTCGAATTTGAACTGAATAAAACGTTGGTGCCTCCCCGTGAGGAAAAGGTGATCCCGGTAATGAGTGCCATTAAAAAGGTATGGATGAACACTTACATCGCAGAAGCCGGTGATCTGTTCTTCCGCCGCTACTGTCCCAAATTCTTTATCCTCAGCGGAAGTGCCAGCTGGAACGAAAACGGAACCATCACACTGGGTACTGCCGAAGGTGGCCGCAAAGTGGTGCTTTACCTCGTCAATGATTTTATGACCAAAGATATGCCTGGTTATAAACCCTCCGATTCTGCCAATGTAAAACAGATGTTCCATGTAATAGAACACGAGTTCGGACATATCCTTCACCAGACCGTGATGTATCCGGTAGAGTTCAAACGCGTGACTGCCGGACTTTATACGGCCAACTGGAATAACATCAATGATATGGCTGCACATCAGGATGGTTTTGTGACGCCTTATGCCATGTCAGGGTATGATGATGATTTTGTGGAGATGATATCCACGATGCTGGTAGAAGGAAGGGCCGGGTTTGACAAAATCGTGAATAGCATTCCTCCCGGATTCAGTATCAACGGCACTTCCCAGGCAGACGCCATCGCCCGCCTCCGCAAAAAGGAATCTATTGTGGTGAGCTATTTCCAGACGGTATGGCATATCGATTTTTATAGCCTGCAAACCCGCACCAGGAAAGAAATTAACAAGCTTTTGTATTAAAACTGTCACGCCGGCAACGTAGAAAAATATTGGTATGAGAAAAAAACTTTTATGCTTACTGTTGGTCCTTACCGGAATATATTCCTGTAAGAAAGAAACAGATCCGCTGTTCGACAAGTCTCCTGATGAACGGATCAATGATACGATCCAGCGTTATCAGAGTATACTGACCCAGTCGCCCTATGGCTGGAAAGCCCTGGTATATCCAGGTGGTACA is part of the Chitinophaga flava genome and encodes:
- a CDS encoding zinc-binding metallopeptidase, which encodes MKVFLLAMSLFLLVSCSKKDDLGKVEDIPGLGGDTWVKGPLDRWLYDTLTIPYNIAVKYKWDQFEFELNKTLVPPREEKVIPVMSAIKKVWMNTYIAEAGDLFFRRYCPKFFILSGSASWNENGTITLGTAEGGRKVVLYLVNDFMTKDMPGYKPSDSANVKQMFHVIEHEFGHILHQTVMYPVEFKRVTAGLYTANWNNINDMAAHQDGFVTPYAMSGYDDDFVEMISTMLVEGRAGFDKIVNSIPPGFSINGTSQADAIARLRKKESIVVSYFQTVWHIDFYSLQTRTRKEINKLLY